The Roseivirga misakiensis genome contains the following window.
ACAATGCTCACCACCATAAGTGGATCAGTTCCTAAGGATCCGAATGATGTGTATTCGGCAGTTTTAGAAGAAACAGCTGTCTCGAGTTTACCTACAAATGCTGTAGACTGGGTAGAAGTAGAGTTACGCACAGGTACAGCAGCATCAACTAAAGTAGGTACGAACAGAGCAGGGATACTGAAGAATGACGGAACCATAGTAGATAAAGATGGGAATGCTTTTACGATGAGTCAGGTAGATGGTAGTGGATACTATATAGTGATCCATCATAGAAATCATTTGTCTGTTATGTCTAATGTAGCAGTCACGACCACCACAGGTACATATAGCTTCAACTTTACCACAGCTCAAGGGAACAGTTTCAATAATGGATCGATAGCTGGAGGGACAAGTAGGTTTGCCATGATAGGAGGAGACGCAGATGGTAGTGGAACTGTGGATGGCACCGACCTAAGCACATGGCGCACCAACAACGGAGCAGTGTACAGCTATTCAGGCAATGGCAATGCCGACTTTAACCTAGATGGAGAGATCAATGCGGTCGACCGCAATGACTTCCAACAGAAGAATACTAGTAAGACCAGACAAGTACCAACCACCTAGGGCTATGACAGTAATAGAAAGACAACTGGTTGAGCATTTGATCACAGAGTTACAAGGTTCCACATCAAGCTGGCAAAACCAGATAAAACAAAGATATCCTCACCTGACAGCCTATGACTTGAGGCTATGTACCTACTTAAAGGCCAACCTATCGACCAAGGAAATAGCTACACTACTCAACATCACCCCCGACAGTGTGAAGAAGGCCAAGCATCGTTTGAGAAAGAAACTATCAATAGATCCAACAGTGAATTGGGGAAACGCTTTTACTGACAGAATAGGTTGAACCTGGAGATAGAAAGGGCACTGGTTAACTTCTAGAATGTACAAAACATTAAGACTTGGGCATTTCTCGTTAATTAAGTAGAGTATATCGTTAGTGATCCATTGGGTATCGATAATGAAAGAAGGTACTTAACGGATCAAAAATCACATAATAGGATAAGGGGACAGTTTTTTAAATTGTCTTAATTTGCTTCTATGATATCCACTCAAAAGTCAATCATTCTTTCACTTCTTTTTTTCACCTCAATAAACTTAATACTGGCCCAACAAGAAAGAATTGACAGTTTAAAGCAGTTACTCAAGTCTGAAAGTCGAGTGCAATATCAGTTTAAGTTGTCTTATGAAATAGCTTGGGATTACCTCTTTATTAATTCCGACTCTGCATTTTGGTATGCAAAACGGTCAAATGAACTTGCCAAAAGCTATGAAAATGTAAGTGATCTGGGAGCCTCATATACTGCTATTGGGCATTCGAATTATGTAAAAGGGAAATATAATGATGCACTAGTTTGGTATGACAGTGCCTATCAAGAAGGAAAGAGAACGAACCATATAGAAAATCAATTAGCAGCTATCAACAATAAGGGCATTATTTATAATGTAACAGGCCAAAATGCTAAAGCCTATACCAACTATATGCAAGGGATAAAAATTGCAGAGGAAAACAACGTGTTGAATATGGCAGGAAACATGAGTGGTAACCTTGGTTCTTATTTTCAAAACAATGGAAATTATGATTCCGCAATTCACTACCATCAAAAGGCCTATGATCTCTTCCGGCAAGTAGGTGATGCTCAAAATCAATCTTTGATGTTTGTCAACATTGGGTCAGACTATTATTACAAGGCTGATTGGCCAAAGGCATTTTTGTATAGCAAAAAAGGAATGGAAGAAGCAGAAGCTATTGGTTTTGAGCGAGTTATTAATCTGGCTTCAACAAATATTGCCTTGATTTATGAAAAAATCGATTCTCCCGAAAAAGCAATAGAATATTTGACTCCTGTTCTCCAAAGTTATGTGGAGGCAGGAATAAAAGAATCTGAAGCTCTGGCTGCTTTTAACTTGTCCACATTTTATGAAGTACTAGAAGACTTTGATCGAGCCCTTGAATATGCTGAACAATCACTTGAAATTTATGAAAATAATAACTCCAAACAGTTATCAGGAACCTACGTGGTCTTGGGAAGAATACATTATAAGAGAGGGAATAAACCATTAGCATATGAATTCTTCAATAAGGCTAAAGTTGATGCCAAGAAGAAAAACAATAATCAAAGCCTCACCCTTGCCAATATTTTTCTCGGGAAAGATCACATCGAGAATAAAAGGTACCGAAATGCCATTGACATTTTATCTGAAAACTTACGCTTGTCAGAGGAGATAGATCTACCAGCAACCTGGGGAGAAACCTATGAGTTGCTCGCTATGGCTTACAGAAAGACTGGAGAAGTAAGCAAGGCCTACGACCATTTGGAAAAATCTAATTTGTTTACGGCGCAAATTAAAGACGAGGAAAGAACTAATGCCTTAGCAAGAAGTGCTATAGCTTTCGAAACAGAAAAACAAGAACAGGAATTAGTGCAGCTCAAACAAGAAGCGGTAATTTCCCAATTGCAATTAAAAGAAAAGTCCTATTACAATATGATGCTGAGTATAGCGACAGCTGTAGTTGTATTACTGGCACTAGTAATATATTTGTTTGCAAAGCAAAAGAGAAGAACGCTTTTACACAACAATCAACTGATAAAGGAGAAATTATTAAGAGTACAGTTGAACCCACATTTTATATTTAATGCACTTAATGCTATTCAGCGCTATATCTACTCAACTGATACCCAAAGTGCGAACCAGTTTTTATCAAAGTTTGCTAGACTCATGCGTCAAACATTAGAAAGTTCAACGACTGACTTTATTCTACTTTCTGAAGAAATTGAAATGCTGGAGGACTACCTGAGTTTACAGAATTTGCGTAAACCTTTTAAGTATAAAATTACGTACGACGAGAGTCTAGACCCTGAAGCATTGGCTATTCCACCAATGTTTGCTCAGCCATTTGTAGAGAATGCCATTGAACACGGTATTGGCAAGAATTCAGAACAAGCAGAAATACTTATACATTTTGCATTGGACAATGACATTGTCAACCTGACCATTAAGGATAATGGTGAGGGTATAGACAATGTTTCCGAAGCAAAATTGAAAACACACAAGTCACGTGCAACTTTAATTACTCAAGAGAGAATTTCTGTTTTAGGAAATAACCTGAAAAAGAAAGTTGCTTTTGAGGTTCAGAGCCTAAATGAAGGTACTCAGGTTATATTTCATCTACCATTTCAACAACTATGAAGGTATTTATTGTCGAAGATGAACACTCATCGACGCTCTTTTTGAAAGAAGTAATTAGCGACAACTTCCATGACGTTTCAGTTGTTGGCGATGCTGATAATATCGAAGAGGCCGCCAAGCTCATTAGGAAGGTTCATCCAGATTTGCTCTTGTTAGACATAGAGTTCCCTCATGGTACAGCCTTTGACCTAATCAAAGAGTTAAGTGGTACTGGTTTTATTGTCATTTTTATCACGGCGCATCAAAAATATGCCTTACAGGCAATTAAGATGAGCGCTTTGGACTTTATTATGAAACCCATCGATCCTTATGAGTTGATTCAGGCAATCCAAAAAGCAAAAG
Protein-coding sequences here:
- a CDS encoding helix-turn-helix transcriptional regulator translates to MTVIERQLVEHLITELQGSTSSWQNQIKQRYPHLTAYDLRLCTYLKANLSTKEIATLLNITPDSVKKAKHRLRKKLSIDPTVNWGNAFTDRIG
- a CDS encoding tetratricopeptide repeat-containing sensor histidine kinase, coding for MISTQKSIILSLLFFTSINLILAQQERIDSLKQLLKSESRVQYQFKLSYEIAWDYLFINSDSAFWYAKRSNELAKSYENVSDLGASYTAIGHSNYVKGKYNDALVWYDSAYQEGKRTNHIENQLAAINNKGIIYNVTGQNAKAYTNYMQGIKIAEENNVLNMAGNMSGNLGSYFQNNGNYDSAIHYHQKAYDLFRQVGDAQNQSLMFVNIGSDYYYKADWPKAFLYSKKGMEEAEAIGFERVINLASTNIALIYEKIDSPEKAIEYLTPVLQSYVEAGIKESEALAAFNLSTFYEVLEDFDRALEYAEQSLEIYENNNSKQLSGTYVVLGRIHYKRGNKPLAYEFFNKAKVDAKKKNNNQSLTLANIFLGKDHIENKRYRNAIDILSENLRLSEEIDLPATWGETYELLAMAYRKTGEVSKAYDHLEKSNLFTAQIKDEERTNALARSAIAFETEKQEQELVQLKQEAVISQLQLKEKSYYNMMLSIATAVVVLLALVIYLFAKQKRRTLLHNNQLIKEKLLRVQLNPHFIFNALNAIQRYIYSTDTQSANQFLSKFARLMRQTLESSTTDFILLSEEIEMLEDYLSLQNLRKPFKYKITYDESLDPEALAIPPMFAQPFVENAIEHGIGKNSEQAEILIHFALDNDIVNLTIKDNGEGIDNVSEAKLKTHKSRATLITQERISVLGNNLKKKVAFEVQSLNEGTQVIFHLPFQQL